From the Purpureocillium takamizusanense chromosome 6, complete sequence genome, one window contains:
- the ATP10 gene encoding Mitochondrial ATPase complex subunit atp10 (COG:O~EggNog:ENOG503NY67~BUSCO:EOG09263UN3): protein MASRRIELALGRLALRPRQQSSLAASSSSSSSSSALACAHCRQLQFQFQSRSSPYSSSPQQQQRRTLTTSAPRAARAEKPAAGASLDPKSTVAGTPIEAPRSYGKRIEGHFVPKPLPRPIGMPLPPKPGENTGIDARSFKQRKEDFVDYDKHLQRRKELTAQISRPYFRDWGNLQFHQGKSFIAPPRLFKAELSLFFPNLYGETLLKTDTAPRDTTPLLTGRASVVSIFSSQWAEQQVASFTSRDANPALHDIVAREPGLAQLVNVNYEDNAGKAWLVRLFRGSLRKRFPEQDWDKYFLVRRGITDAIRESIGLLNAKVGYTYLVDHHCRIRWAGSGTGHPDEVEGLAKGLARLVEEIKRDAARPAAAREQLPGKVHLHSSNA from the exons ATGGCCTCGCGACGGAtcgagctggcgctgggccgcctcgccctccgcccccgGCAGCAGTCCTCCTtagccgcctcctcctcctcctcctcctcctcctcggctcTCGCCTGCGCCCACTGCCGTCAGCTCCAATTCCAATTCCAGTCGCGAAGCTCGCCGTACTCGTCCTcaccacagcagcagcaacggcgcaCCCTCACCACATCAGCGCCGCGTGCCGCTCGCGccgagaagcccgccgccggggcctCCCTCGACCCCAAGagcaccgtcgccggcacccCCATCGAGGCTCCCCGATCCTACGGCAAGCGCATCGAGGGCCACTTCGTCCCCAAGCCCCTGCCCCGGCCCATTGGCATGCCGCTGCCCCCCAAGCCCGGCGAGAACACGGGCATCGACGCCCGATCCTTCAAGCAGCGCAAGGAGGACTTTGTCGACTACGACAAGCACCTGCAGCGCCGCAAAGAGCT GACCGCCCAGATCTCGCGCCCCTACTTCCGCGACTGGGGCAACCTCCAGTTCCACCAGGGCAAGTCCTTCATCGCGCCCCCGCGCCTCTTCAAGGCCGAGCTctccctcttcttccccAACCTCTACGGCGAAACCCTCCTCAAGACCGACACCGCCCCGCGCGACACCACCCCCTTGCTCACCGGCCGCGCCTCCGTCGTCTCCATCTTCAGCAGCCAGTGGgccgagcagcaggtcgccaGCTTCACCTCGCGCGACGCCAACCCGGCCTTGCACGACATCGTTGCCCGCGagcccggcctcgcccagctcgtcaACGTAAACTACGAGGACAACGCTGGCAAGGCCTGGCTCGTTCGCCTCTTTCGCGGATCCCTCCGCAAGCGCTTCCCCGAGCAGGACTGGGATAAGTACTTCCTCGTCCGCAGGGGCATCAccgacgccatccgcgagTCCATCGGCCTGCTCAACGCAAAGGTAGGCTACACCTACCTCGTCGATCACCACTGCCGCATTCGCtgggccggcagcggcactgGTCAcccggacgaggtcgagggcctcgccaagggcctcgcccgccttgtCGAGGAAATCAAGAGAGAtgccgcccggccggccgctgcGCGAGAGCAACTTCCCGGCAAGGTGCATCTGCACAGCTCCAATGCATAA
- a CDS encoding Dihydrolipoyllysine-residue (2-methylpropanoyl)transferase (EggNog:ENOG503NWU1~COG:I) produces MFMQRGSRALRRQLQATKAVGRAAMTKASGGGSGVNAKVNVGGCMAAAAPRWFSESRRLCAVKPVLLADIGEGIVECEVIQWFVEPGARVEEFSPLCEVQSDKASVEITSRFAGTVKKLYYDAGEMAKVGKPFVDIDIEGQDDAAAAAPPPPEQVQAQEQQQQQPPAAPSPPFQQQQQQQLQESSQPPPPPPPPTQGSGNGAKPKGKMATLATPAVRHLSKELNVDIADIDGTGKDGRVLKEDIYKYVQGGGQQAAQPGQAAAAVTDTSVQTETREPLSQVQQMMFKSMTRSLNIPHFLYADEVDMSDLVSLRARLNKVLASGPVAPGSPAKLSYLPFIIKAVSLALYQFPILNARVEVDPETGKPSLIKRSQHNIGVAMDTPQGLVVPVIKNVGGLNIVSIAAELIRLQGLAHAGKLAPADMSGGTITVSNIGNIGGTYLSPVIVEREVAILGIGRMRAVPAFDDQDRVVKKHVSNFSWSADHRVVDGATMARAAEVVRRVVEEPDVMVMHLR; encoded by the exons ATGTTTATGCAGCGGGGAtcgcgcgcgctgcgccggcaGCTCCAGGCCACAAAGGCCGTGGGTAGAGCCGCCATGACCaaggccagcggcggcggttccGGGGTGAACGCAAAGGTCAACGTGGGCGGGtgcatggccgcggccgcgccgcgatgGTTTTCCGAGTCAAGGCGGCTGTGCGCCGTCAAGCCGGTGCTCCTGGCCGACATTGGCGAGG GCATTGTCGAGTGCGAGGTCATCCAGTGGTTCGTCGAGCCCggggcgcgcgtcgaggagtTCTCCCCGCTTTGCGAGGTGCAGAGCGACAAGGCCTCCGTCGAGATCACGAGCCGCTTCGCCGGCACGGTCAAGAAGCTCTACTACGACGCTGGCGAGATGGCCAAGGTCGGCAAGCCCTTTGTCGATATCGACATCGAGGGTCAggatgatgcggcggcggccgcaccgcctccgccggaGCAAGTACAGGcacaggagcagcagcagcagcaaccaccagcggcaccatcaccaccattccaacagcagcagcaacagcagctgCAAGAaagcagccagccgccgccgccgccgccgccgccaacacaGGGCAGTGGCAACGGcgccaagcccaagggcaagatGGCGACGCTGGCAACGCCCGCAGTCCGCCACCTCTCCAAGGAGCTCAacgtcgacatcgccgacattgacggcaccggcaaggACGGGCGCGTCCTCAAGGAAGACATTTACAAGTACGTTCAGGGCGGGGGACAGCAAGCAGCGCAGCCGGgccaggccgctgccgcggtGACGGACACGTCGGTGCAGACGGAGACGCGGGAGCCGCTCTCGCAGGTGCAGCAGATGATGTTCAAGTCGATGACGCGGTCCCTCAACATCCCACACTTCCTCTacgccgacgaggtggaCATGTCGGACCTCGTGTCCCTGCGGGCGCGGCTCAACAAGGTGCTCGCGTCGGGCCCGGTGGCGCccggcagcccagccaagctGTCGTATCTCCCCTTCATCATCAAGGCCGTCTCGCTGGCGCTGTACCAGTTCCCCATCCTCAacgcgcgcgtcgaggtgGATCCGGAGACGGGCAAGCCGTCGCTCATCAAGCGCTCGCAGCACAACATTGGCGTGGCCATGGACACGCCGCAGGGCCTTGTCGTGCCCGTCATCAAGaacgtcggcggcctcaacATCGTGTCCATTGCGGCCGAGCTCATCCGGCTGCAGGGGCTGGCGCACGCCGGCaagctggcgccggcggacaTGTCGGGCGGCACCATTACCGTGTCCAACATTGGCAACATTGGCGGCACGTACCTTAgtcccgtcatcgtcgagcgcgaggtggccatcctcggcatcgGGCGCATGCGCGCCGTCCCGGCCTTTGACGACCAGGACCGCGTGGTGAAGAAGCACGTCAGCAACTTCAGCTGGAGCGCCGaccaccgcgtcgtcgatggcgccaccatggcccgcgccgccgaggtggtgcgccgggtcgtcgaggagcccGACGTCATGGTCATGCATCTGAGGTAG
- a CDS encoding uncharacterized protein (MEROPS:MER0033242~COG:I~EggNog:ENOG503Q3YW~CAZy:CE10~TransMembrane:3 (o6-24i84-105o160-178i)) — MILPPASFIDYLLAACLASALIVWQTGILTTVRVVFASAVDACRAVIILIKDRGGSGVSRDAATASSTQRSPRRRDTFSTFERLFLRLLRYGFTTLPLPVLRVAMSRPLGYALLRWRMARCGRWGFGDVSVEPQVLEQGETKTQGIWIRQDKEETRPDVIVYYLHGGCFAVGSCYFYLEFLLAMRHLLKEEAGFANPAVFALEYALAPERAFPAQLHEARLGYEHVLGVAEAAAGDGDDSRVCVMGDSAGGMLALSLLLQLAGEADDDGNDDDGESDDDGTGLRRRHAKDRCAASASSSAAVASGQEQAPALKKKKTRNHKKKEYNNKKPRAAVLLSPWVTLTSPTLHQTSDIDYLDRETLWRFGAAYAGSAAAAAGHVDATSVAATASPGLCTSQRLWTAAGPDAGYMVLYGEDETLAPDIAAFIEKQRGYGVPVEAACSPGGVHAWPVLSLLLSSTGERRLEGLRDIVSYIGKSLPVAAAKGR; from the exons ATGATATTACCCCCAGCCTCGTTCATAGACTATCTGTTGGCAGCATGTCTGGCCTCCGCCCTGATAGTATGGCAGACCGGGATCCTGACAACCGTCAGGGTCGTGTTCGCGTCTGCGGTCGATGCGTGCCgggccgtcatcatcctcatcaagGACCGCGGGGGCAGCGGTGTGTctcgcgacgccgccaccgcgtcGTCCACGCAACgcagcccccgccgccgtgacaCCTTTTCGACATTCGAGCGTCTCTTTCTCCGGCTGCTGCGCTACGGGTTCACGACGCTCCCGCTGCCGGTCCTGAGGGTGGCCATGTCGCGGCCGTTGGGGTACGCGCTGCTGAGGTGGCGCATGGCCAGGTGCGGCCGCTGGGGCTTTGGCGACGTGTCCGTCGAGCCTCAAGTGCTCGAACAA GGTGAAACCAAAACACAAGGGATCTGGATCAGGCAGGACAAGGAAGAGACACGCCCGGATGTCATCGTGTACTACCTCCACG GGGGCTGCTTCGCCGTCGGCTCGTGCTACTTCTACCTCGAAttcctcctcgccatgcGCCACCTCCTCAAGGAGGAAGCCGGATTCGCCAACCCCGCCGTCTTCGCGCTCGAGTACGCCCTGGCCCCCGAGCGGGCCTTTCCCGCGCAGCTGCACGAGGCGCGGCTCGGGTACGAGCACGTCCTGggcgtggcggaggcggcggcgggggacgGCGATGATTCCAGGGTCTGCGTCATGGGCgactcggcgggcggcatgtTGGCGCTCAGCCtcttgctgcagctggcgggggaggcagacgatgatggtaatgatgatgatggcgagagtgacgacgacggtacgggccttcgtcgtcgacatgccAAGGACCGTtgtgctgcttctgcttcttcttctgctgctgttgcctCTGGACAGgagcaggcgccggcgctgaagaagaagaagacgaggaaccacaagaagaaggagtaCAACAACAAGAAGCCCCGCGCCGCTGTGCTGCTCTCCCCGTGGGTAACCCTAACCTCCCCCACACTACACCAAACCTCCGACATCGATTACCTGGACAGGGAGACGCTGTGGCGCTTCGGCGCGGCCTACGCgggctctgccgccgccgccgccgggcatgTCGACGCGACAAGCGTTGCTGCTACCGCGTCTCCGGGGCTGTGCACTTCCCAGAGGTTGTGGACGGCCGCGGGTCCAGACGCCGGCTACATGGTTCTctacggcgaggacgagacgctggcgccggacatcgccgccttcatcgaGAAGCAGAGGGGATACGGGGTgccggtcgaggcggcgtgTTCGCCCGGCGGGGTTCACGCGTGGCCggtgctgtcgctgctgttgTCAAGCACCGGGGAGAGGCGTCTGGAAGGACTGCGGGATATCGTCTCTTATATCGGCAAGTCGCTGCctgtagcagcagcaaaaggACGGTGA
- a CDS encoding Gluconokinase (COG:F~EggNog:ENOG503P32X) yields the protein MLSYDNSMPVKGQDAAPPGASNRASSSAAAAVAGRAPKHHHIWLVTGPAGCGKTTVAEYLAGALDVPYIEGDSFHTEANVEKMRSGVPLTDADRWDWLTALRDESMRRLNLGSEGVVVTCSALKRKYRDVIRVAAYYDRDILVHFIFLSASPEVLLERVSQRKGHYMGANMVKSQFDILEPPARDERDVFSIDVSRSIDDVKRDALATASDIMQADL from the exons ATGCTCTCCTACGACAACTCGATGCCCGTCAAGGGACAGGACGCAGCGCCCCCGGGCGCGTCCAACAGggcctcatcgtcggccgcggcggcggtggccggccgcgcgcccaagcaccaccacatcTGGCTGGTCACCGGCCCCGCGGGTTGCGGCAAGACGACGGTGGCCGAGTacctggcgggcgcgctggaCGTGCCCTACATTGAGGGAGACTCG TTCCACACCGAGGCCAACGTCGAAAAGATGCGGAGCGGCGTCCCGCTAACGGACGCGGACCGGTGGGACTGGCTCACCGCCCTCCGCGACGAGTCGATGCGCCGTCTCAACCTCGGATCCGAGGGCGTTGTCGTGACGTGCTCGGCCCTCAAGCGCAAGTACCGCGACGTCatccgcgtcgccgcctacTACGACCGCGACATCCTCGTCCACTTCATCTTCctcagcgcctcgcccgaggTGCTGCTCGAGCGCGTCTCCCAACGCAAGGGTCACTACATGGGCGCCAACATGGTTAAGAGCCAGTTTGACATCctcgagccgcccgcccgcgacgagcgcgacgtcTTTAGCATCGACGTGAGCcgcagcatcgacgacgtcaagCGGGACGCACTGGCCACGGCCTCGGACATTATGCAGGCCGACCTCTAA
- a CDS encoding uncharacterized protein (EggNog:ENOG503PCUA) yields the protein MRSSTSTLSHEGVEAAPLLPRSPADATSSRLPDTHHVDDRRRGIGSSKQLTLDQLPTEIVEHILSYFQHSLQRGLSLTHLQRLYNPLARDAWNVRQKAVQDVRLVCRRLHDLASPLLFPYVALSIDQESLDKLESISRQPCLAAGVRGVLMDQTCRSGAFVNGHSPLDSFKTEVVRMLQTYATGFYCHTHNVADEDGEEDEEDKARACLGLRNFLVMCKAWGASHDGVPESARPEDVVFDADEMQEYVEIFRRGHEAYARGYVEQFRLVSDGTYLRTLVSAFALMPHLDTLSMGGRRRNPEVDCRYEHRLLADKVELERFIASQICAPADPPENMFVEVPIAAHTAGRPLKRLYVSRPRRGTHTALGTADGGGGREVEDRLRAAIQALESVHLSPNMRDDPAEGAFFDRYASIVTSSRQSRYLGLTGYPFPRSTNHTERISHGRFLLTMADRPRLKKLHLRYTALSQEEVKALCGGLRDGSLQDLFLEYLHLTSGLWADVLDTLRPKLAGGEGGCRARVLRLMGAEMHERAGEGIKAWEARGLAITQRVEWYLTGDPRAPVNPFRCELTRDTYQLQ from the coding sequence ATGcgctcgtcaacgtcgacgctctcgcacgagggcgtcgaagcggcccccctcctcccgagATCACCAGCAGATGCCACCTCCTCAAGGCTTCCAGATACGCACCATGTCGAcgaccgacggcgaggaaTAGGCTCCTCCAAGCAGTTAACGCTCGACCAGCTGCCCACGGAAATTGTCGAGCACATCCTCAGCTACTTCCAACACTCACTGCAGCGGGGCCTCTCCCTGACGCATCTTCAGAGACTCTACAATCCCCTGGCGCGGGATGCCTGGAACGTGCGCCAAAAAGCCGTGCAGGACGTGCGCCTCGTGTGCCGGCGCCTCCACGACCTTGCGTCGCCTTTGCTGTTTCCGTACGTTGCCTTGAGCATCGACCAGGAGTCTCTGGATAAGTTGGAGAGTATCTCGCGGCAGCCCTGTCTTGCGGCGGGCGTTCGTGGAGTCTTGATGGACCAGACGTGTCGGAGCGGCGCCTTCGTCAACGGTCACAGTCCCCTCGACAGCTTCAAGACCGAAGTCGTCCGGATGCTGCAGACCTACGCCACCGGATTCTATTGCCACACGCACAacgtggcggacgaggacggagaagaggacgaggaagacaaGGCGCGAGCATGCTTGGGGCTACGCAACTTCTTGGTCATGTGCAAGGCATGGGGTGCCTCGCACGATGGGGTCCCCGAAAGTGCAAGGCCGGAAGACGTGGTcttcgacgccgacgagatgCAAGAATACGTTGAAATTTTCCGACGGGGACATGAGGCCTACGCACGCGGCTACGTGGAACAGTTCCGTCTTGTCAGTGACGGCACGTACCTCCGGACTCTCGTGTCGGCTTTTGCCCTCATGCCGCACCTGGACACGCTGTCCATGGGAGGACGTCGGCGCAATCCAGAGGTCGATTGCCGTTACGAGCATCGGCTGCTCGCAGACAAGGTCGAGTTGGAGCGTTTTATCGCGTCACAGATTTGTGCGCCGGCGGACCCGCCCGAGAATATGTTCGTGGAGGTGCCCATTGCCGCCCATACCGCCGGCAGGCCACTGAAGCGCTTGTACGTCTCTCGTCCGAGACGTGGCACGCACACGGCCTTGGGCACAGCAGACGGGGGCGGTGGCCGAGAGGTCGAGGACAggctgcgggcggccatTCAGGCATTGGAATCGGTGCATCTCAGTCCCAACATGCGTGATGAcccggccgagggcgcgttTTTCGACCGCTATGCCTCCATCGTCACTTCCAGCAGGCAGTCCCGATACCTCGGGCTTACCGGATATCCCTTTCCGCGATCGACGAACCATACCGAACGAATCAGCCATGGGCGCTTCCTCTTGACCATGGCGGACCGGCCGCGCCTCAAGAAGCTGCACCTCCGGTACACCGCCTTGTCGCAGGAGGAGGTGAAGGCACTGtgcggcggcctgcgcgacggcTCCCTGCAGGACCTCTTCCTCGAGTATTTGCACCTCACGAGCGGCCTGTGGGCGGACGTGCTGGACACGCTCCGCCCGaagctggcgggcggcgagggcggctgccgcgcgcgggTCCTGAGGCTTATGGGCGCTGAGATGCACGAGAGGGCCGGGGAAGGCATCAAGGCGTGGGAGGCGCGTGGGCTCGCCATTACGCAGCGGGTCGAGTGGTACCTCACCGGCGACCCCAGGGCTCCGGTGAATCCCTTTCGGTGCGAGCTGACCAGGGACACCTACCAGTTGCAATAA